In the genome of Fundulus heteroclitus isolate FHET01 unplaced genomic scaffold, MU-UCD_Fhet_4.1 scaffold_173, whole genome shotgun sequence, the window ataataataataaaaatagaaacttaGGAAATAGGAAAACTGGACATAAACACAGGCAGAAAACAGGTAGAATGGAGTAAATAACTGGCAATCTGCAGCTGCACCTTCTCCCATCTGCACAGCctaataagctttaatttactTACCTTGAGTGCTCCCTGGCCAATTTAGCCTGTTGTTATAAATGGGTTTTCCATTCTTCAACTTTGATTATTATCCAAGCACAAATACTTTCAACATTCAGGTTTTCATTTATCTGCAGATCAGGCCTTCACTCTACATGTGTTATAGCTGTTTAGAACTGGTTTGCAtctttcattttaatattaacTTTTTCTGTGGCATTTCTTTAGGAAAAAGAGACTAAATGGTTTCTCATGGAGTGTCCAAAAAATATAGCATTTGTAACAGTAAATTACCAGGATATAATCAACATTCAAATCTCAATCAAAcctgaaaaggaagaaaatgacaaagtcattgAGGACAATCAAGATCTAGCAATGCTAATGATCATTGGATCTATGCATAAAGTTGCTGTGTAGAATTTGCCATACTGTAAAATTGCTGCATTGAGTTCAATGGACATATTTTGTCCTATAAACTAAACTTATAATAATGAGTTTCTGACACAGAACTTaagtttgtgtgttttccaaCATTTAAATTATGGTTGTAAATTGTCCTGACTTTTATTGAGTTGGGAATATGCAAATCTTTACTTTCAGTTTTAAGGCAACTATGTACTTTCGTTTCTATGTTGAAGAGGCTTGAATCCTGAATCCACAgcacataaaacaaatgtttaccaAAACagcagttatcagaggcacaaaGTGAACAAGGTGAAAACGGGATTGAATCTGTGTGTGAATATCATTTAGGGAACTGTTTTAGTGCAACACTttcaaagaagagaaaaaactacatcaaaacatattttatgcgTTTAGCTACCAAAACATGGTACAGTTTGATTTTACATGAAAAGGTACTTGGTAGTTTGATTCAGTCGCTACCTATGAAAGTGCCGTATTCGGTACCCATCCTTAGCAATGGGTATCTGTTGGAGAAGAAATGGCCTAAGTAATTCAACTAGCTCATCAAAAATGCTACTATCCATTCCTCCGCTTTGTCCCACAAACAGAAACTGTGCGAAAAGTAGGAATTTGTCAccagaaatgtaggcaataggtTTACTTACTATGAAGAGTAAAACGTCCACAGACACTCTGGCAGGAGTCGGACGGCTCCCTTTATGTGCACGGTTCATCCAAGTATGTGGGACCCTTTAGGATGTATATGatttgatgatatttttgtcattttgcacAAACAATTTACTTACGTTGTGAAAATAACGCTTGTAAAAAAATGCTGACTGGCTGACAGCATTATGACAGGAAGGTGTGTTTATTTACACTCTCCTTGGGGCAGTTTGTACATCACTTCCGGGCTTCCTGTTCAGTTCATAAGATTATTTTGTAGCGCATGTCAGTTATGACAGCACCAATGTGTTGTACCAAGAATGCCAACTTTTTACATGAAAATGGCTATatgcttattatttttttctgtaaaactcTGACTTCCTGTTAGCTATAAGAGCCAACTCATTTACCCTGAAATTTACCAAAAATCTCATATTTAATCCTGCCATGAACCTATTTTATTTACTCAATAATTGGCTACAATTCCTTATGAATGtggctatccatccatccattttcttactcatttatccctcatggggtcacgaggggtgctagtgcctatctccagcatgcaatgggcgagaggcagggtacaccctggacaggtcaccagtctgtcgcaatGAATGTGCCTAATATTCAGTAAATAAGTGAACAAAATCAATGATTAAGTGAAACCCAAATATGTATAATCTGTAGAGGTCAAACACTTATGTTACTCTGTTGGTCTTCTTCTTTAAAAAGGGGCAATTTTACTTGATTAGTCTCATTACACCTGCAAGCaatctgatttttaaaaaattgttttaaaagacTGTTTCCAACTGGAGTTTTCACACAATGATCTGTCCTCACAGCTTGTGATAACACCCTAGTAAAGATatttaaatttcttaaaatCTAACATCTTTCCCATGACCACAGGTTGTCTTTCTTTCGACATGATGGTTTAAGAAATAAGAAGCTACTTATTGCATCAGCTGGGGTAAATATGTTGTTGCCAGCTAAAAGGCAATCCCCTATGCAGAAATTATCCAAGAAGAGGctcttttatatttgtttagttAAATCCAGGTGCCAACTTTTTATACACCAGAAAGAGTATTTGAGCACATTTAGTAGAGAGGAAGATATGGTTGCTTGCTTTTATCGCTTCACACTGACTACGTCCCGTGTACACTCCATCATCTATTTCAAAATTTGTCATCCACGAATCCAAACTTGACGCGTGTAGTATTCGTTCAAGCATACAGAAAGCACTGCCCCCCTccggccttttttttaaatgtatcggATTCTCTTTACTCTTCCTGTGTCTAACTGCTTGTCtggttcatttgtttttttataaatggaTGCGTTTTGCTCCATCATGCGTTGAAAATAGACTCTGTCCATATTTCTGATGGAAGACGGTTCTCCCGTTATGCTGCAGCACCATGGAGCTGGTGGGAATTTCTGCATTGACTagaattgcttttatttgtgacaGAACAGAGTATACACGGATGACTGTGTCTGTGTGAATAAGGGGGGATAGTTGTTAAAACAATTAGTAGATCCAGCTGGATTTAAAGTTTGCGACCACATCAGTGTTGTGTCATTCTGAGATGTGAGCTCTAACTTCAGAAACAGATTGAACCTAACCTTCAGCTAAAACTAAAGTAAAATCCAGGTCAGACTCAGCAAGTTAGGGCTCTTGATGTCTTATATCAGGACATTTTATCTTCAATGTGAAATAGCTGCAGGGTTTTCTGGAAGTtatgacatccatccatcctcttctgcttatccggggtcgggtcgcaggggcagcagcttcagtagggaggcccagacgtccctctccccggccacttgggccagctcctccgggggaatcccaaggcgttcccaggccagccagaagacagtctctccagcgtgtcctgggtcttcccctgggcctcctcccggtgggacgtgcccggaacacctcaccagggaggcgtccaggaggcatcctaaccagatgctcgagccacctcaactggctcctcttgatgtggaggagcagcggctctactctgagtcctccagAGATAattgagctcctcaccctatctctaagtgAGAGCCCAgccacactacggagaaaactcatttcggccgcttgtatctgggatctcgttccttcgctcacgacccaaagctcgtgaccatagatgagggtaggaacgtagatcgaccggtaaatcgagagcttcgccttttggctcagctctctcttcaccacaacggatcggtacagcgcccgcttcacagcagacgctgcaccaatccgcctgtcgacctcccgctccatcctcccctcattcgtgaacaagaccccaagatacttgaactcctccactaggggcagcacatcctccccaacccggaggaggcactctacccttttccggttcaagaccatggtctcggatttggaggcactgattttcatcccggccgcttcgcactcggctgcgaaccgctccagtgagagctgtagatcacgccctgatgaagccaataggaccacgtcatccgcgaatagcagagacacaatcctaaagccaccaaaacggatcccctcaacaccttggctgcgcctagaaattctgtccataaaagttatgaacagaatcggtgacaaagggcaaccttggcggagtccaactctcaccggaaacgagtccgacttactgccggcaatgcggaccagactctgacaccggtcgtacagagacctgacagcccttattaaagggggacccgggggacacggtcgaatgccttctccagatccacaaagcacatgtagactggttgggcaaactcccatgccccctcaagaccctcctttccagaacccctgaatagaccttaccagggaggcttaagagtgtgattcccctgtagttggaacacactctccggtccccctttttaaatagggggaccaccaccccagtctgccaatccaggggaactgcccctgatgtccacgcaatgttgcagagccgcgttaaccaacacagccccacaacatccagagccataaggcccgtttacactacacctaaaaaccgagccatgccgagaccggtcctagcttggtccagttaactgagataaatgcagccgtttacacacacaggagttatctcggttatggttccttggttgctcctcgcctcctagtggcgatctgcggtactactgctctctgggattgaaggcgggaccaagcaaatcaaaatggcggcacccgtcacattcaggatgttattgttagacagattcggcttttgggacgtggataagacaaatgaacgtctaataaggatttacagacgcgggaaacaacaacagacgctgaggttcataagcagaatcatctctggaaaccgtgtggcacggtaaggaagctagtattattatgaatgtctgaaatttgtctgaacggagtgtgaatcgggacgtgcagccagacacgccgggaaacccgcggacagtcagctgactgtaaggggatgacgcggtctgctcatgcgctcctcgttcTCAGGGAACcgggctcggttaaaaaagtgtagtgtaaacgggcctttaaGGTACTTAGGGCGGATCTCATCAACCCCTGGGGCCTTGCctccgaggagctttttaacaacctcggcaacctcagcaccagagatgggagaacccgacccaaagtcctcaggctctgcttcggcaatggaagacgtgttggtgagattaaggaggtcttcgaagtattccgcccaccgacgcacgacgtcccgagtcgaggtcagcagcacaccacccccactgtaaacagtggtggtactgcactgcttacccctcctgagacgccggatggtggaccagaatcgcttcgaagctgtagggaagtctttctccatggcctctccgaactcttcccacacccgagtttttgcctcggagATATGACAGCTACCCAAAATTTCCAGCTGGTTACTCACTTTGGCTGGACCACTCCATCCTCTTGTTCAAGCTCATATCTTCCTCCTGCGGCAGCTGCTGTCTCGTCTTTGTTGCAGCTATGTAACAACAAAACAGTCTGGATTCTAATCATTTCACCTCATTTTAATGTGTGAAGCTATTAGGTGAGACAAAATCCACTGCTGTACACAGTCAGTGTACATTTACAGAATACAAAGATTTACTTCAGCCTACACACAAATTAAAGCTGGAAGGTTGTAAACTTGTGTTTGACTGAATTTCTGTTTATCTGCATATTTTCATTTCTGTGTGCAGGAGCAGTCACAAGAACAGACGTCCAATTCATGGGGTTTGTACTGTCACTTTTACTAAAACAATGTTAGCTTCCTGTTTACTAATTGGCTGAAGTGTTGATTTTGTCAAGGGAAAATCAAAACACTTCTTTCTGTAGATAATTGACCTGTGCCAAGGAAAAAACTTGTATAAGTTAAATCAATACAAACCTCTTAACAGTTTAAAAATCATTTCACTAACAATCTCTACAGCTACTTCCTTACTACATGCAATTTGCTGATTCTTTTATACACTGGCACTGAAAAGTCTGAATACATTTACTgttaaaataacagtaaatgATTCATAATGATTAACCATTCAAAAATAATGTCTTATTTTTCTTGTATAATTCaattagaaaacaaaataaagaattaaCTATTCAGTCGCAGCTCAGTTAAAAATAATTGTGATTAATCACATCAGCTTCCAATAAAGATAATTTAGGTAATCAATTAAGTCAtcaattcaacaaaaaaatatttgattgtttattttgtatttatttttttacctttgacatacttttaaaaagctgtgaaatagaaaaagattgtttttttatatatatttctccGTGAGCTCTACTGTTATGTTTTGCTCCACTTAGTTAATAAGCTGTTTACACTTTAAAATGAGAGGGCAAAAAGTGTGAAATCATATGACATCTTTCATTTTCCATTGTTTCTCAGATTTTCTCACAATCTGAGAAACATTAAGAGTTTCTTTGAAATTGATCTTTTTAGAGTTTTAGATCAAATCAGAAAATTAACACATCCATTAATGATGAGGTCCTACTCTTGCATCAGTGATCATTAGGTGAAGGTAAAAAAGGGGAAAGCAGCTTAATGTTTTGTTGCATGGAACTAACATATCTGCTTCTGTTTATAATCAGTATAAGAGATTTCACTGGTTGGTAGAGAGGGgggattgctgtaaagtcaTTGAATAAACGGGGTGTTCTGGGCTTCCCTCGATAGATAATGCTTCATGAATAAACAATATAGAATGAGCtgattttgaccaaaatggtctgCATGTGACTGAATCTGACCATGTGCATTGCAGTGGAACAAACTGGATTCATTTGGATAGAATTGgattctgcattttatttgcactttgtttgtaatggacaaatattacatttatatattctctatataaaaaaaacattgaattaaCTGACTCTACAGAAATCCAAACCTTAGCTGAAAACACAGCTTTTGCACAGAGAACAGCAGGTATGAAAGTCCACTGACAACTTTATCTCTGAAGTAACTAGTTTACCAGTAGAGAAACTAAAATTGTGTTCTgctcaaaataataataaaaaatacaactcaTGCATCCTCTGTAATACAATCGATGTAGGTTTTAGGACACGCAGTTCTGAGGAAAGATTTTAGCTTCAAGGAGAAAACCTTTAAGAGTGAAGGTAGGCAGATAATATTCTTCAGATTTTTTCCATTAGACTGACAGacaaatatataaagaaaaggAACTAATTATAAGTATACTTTTATtacagttatatatatatatatatatatatatatatatatatatatatatatatatatatatatatatatatatatatatatatatatatactttaacAATAATCAGTATGTTACAGTTCAgccatataaaaataattttaaaaaacatgtatcaTTTAGGCAATCTTAGCAAAAGCTGGATTCTGTTCATTGCctgcattttagtttttaaatgtggaaatgtttaaTAGTTAAGAAAATAAACTTTCTTTCTCAAATTGATAGATTATATGCCGAGTATGCAAAGTATACCATTCAGGCCCAGAGTAAAGGTCTACTGCTTCATCACTGGAGACACATTTGGTGCTCATGAGAGCATAATGGCAAAAGTCAGAAACAACAGGCTGTTCTCTCCACTTGTGGAAGAAACACAAGGTCCAGAGGATTCTCGGGTCATCGTCGTCTTTTGTCCAATCACGTCACGTGTTGGATCAGATGTGGAATCAGCCATGAGAGACCAACGAGGTAATGGATACCCTTGTTTTTGTTGGGTCACAACAGGAAGTGTTACTCTCTGAAtgattttctgtttgaaaactCACCCCTGGCTGGCTGctctaatatttaaaatatttttttacacacagaTCTGTGAAACGGAGATTTTTCTTAATGTGTTCATGTATTCTTCTATAAGTGTTTAGTCATTCCATACTCCTCAAAaatgttctgggttttcagttttgaaaagaaatatTAAGTGTCAATACACATGTAAACAGAAAGCAGGTGTTTCTCTCTCTTGAGTTATGAAGTAAAGTAACTTGAGTAGTTTAGATAAACAGTCttgaaatgtaattacattACAATAATGATCTGAAATACATGGGGTTTGAAATCCAATAAGTGTCCTGTCCGTTTTTACATTCATTATATCTGTGATCTCTCCCATACTTTAGACACCTGTTTGCCTTTACATGCTGCAGCACCTTAGAGGAGGAGTTATATAAGGCCTAGCAGGAAAATTCATGGATCCTAGTTTGATCCTTGCAGGAAGAACAGCCTCTTGAAATTCCAACCTCTGGCTGCATCCGAAACGTTCTATTTAGAGGCCCTACCTCATTTTCCTTGACCTttatgaggtcaacagtaacaACTCGTGGGGATGAAAGGAGTTTCAGACTGCTGTGTCGAATTCATCATTACGAGATGGAAATGCACATGGACGATTCTTGTTAAATCATCCAAAGAGGCTGGGCAGAGAGGCAGCAGCTGGCTGGGACCAGTTCTAGAGCTACAAGAGGAGGACAAATGATGAATGATTTAACAGTTCTTTTAGGGGCTAAATCCTCTTAAGAGCATTCCTTATTTTATCCCATGTCACACTAAAACCGATAtacaaaatatgcaataaaaaaatccaatgcATAATAATCATCAAAACTTGCAGTTCAAAGTTACAGTGCATAATAGTCCTCTCATGACTCCATATTCCCATTACATTTGGGAATGACAAGTAAAAACTATTCTAGGCAATGAGATTTTACTTGCTTTATTGTTGCAATTATTTTGAACACAGATGTGAATATATTATTATGGTCTTTCTAAAATTTGTAACATCAGAACCTACCTGTTGGTGAATAAGAGTTTTTAGACGTTCCCCATTGTTTTAGTGTCTGTTATCGGAGACAACGTAATGATTAAACTGAGAAGAGTATTAGTTCATCTTTACATGTAAGAAAACTTCTAACCTTAATTAAATctccttgtttttctgttttatagtCTCATCGTCAGATAAACCAGTGATTCTGGTTCTTATGCATCACACCAGAGACGTCGACTATTCAACAGGAGAGAGCAACTGGTCCGAAACGTATAAAGATGTTGTGCTGGCGGCCCATGTTTTCTTCCATGAGACTGAACCAGGATTACTGAATTGTGAAAGGAACGATCAGGCAATTGAAGAAGTTAAGCAAAAGTTACATAGTTATTGGGAATGGTATTCTTTATGTTTCTCAACAAAACCAGTCAGTCACATGCCTTGTGAAGTTGTTTAAGCTTAAATGAGAAATTTCTCATTTTTGAGTTTCTGACCCCCAAACATTTCCAATATTTGGTTTCAGctctgttttatataaaaagaaTCAACAACTCTGGTGttattctttatattttttcttgaaagtaaaaacataaCTCAAAATTATGTCCAGTAATGcatgctttgtaaataaaagctttgaACAGCTTGTTGtgcaaaatgtatttcataGTGAATTTTAATATCAGTGAGAAATGCTCAAAGAAGATAGAATGGCCCTGTCTGGTCTTTATTTCTCACTTTTATGTGGTTATTTCTGGAGTGAATGTCAAGGCCCCATTTCACAAAGCAGGGTTTTTGGAAATCCAAAGTAAGTTTGTTGGTAAACTCCAGCATACGCTGGCTTTtccgtttcagaaggctggaaTGCTGTTACCCTCAGTCAAATTATAACAACTCACTCTGTGAACCAGCTCGGTAGTAGGATAGGTTGAACTGAATCTGGGTTTGTCCTACTTTTTACCTGAGATCTAACACAAGCAAGTGTTAGAAAAAAGTGTGCCCTTTCTGAAGGAACCAGTGGACGCTGAAGTGAAAATACTCCAGAGAAATCTCTTTTGGTTGAGGCTGGTCAGACCACGAATAAATGTTCTATAATttccagattaatttattttcaagtGTTACAGTTTTTCGCCACAGTCAGTAGTAATATTCTCATcgcttgtaaaacaaaaaagagaggACACTCtcagttcaatctgaaaaactcacagagaaagaaatggcaattagaaggattttattgatacaatatttta includes:
- the LOC118558874 gene encoding uncharacterized protein LOC118558874, with the translated sequence MDKPLLSAEDKKNPPDNATNIEKGERAKTKEEETRKITGIRNLGANSEVPSDEDVVEQLGELGEFVLLEWDGGNGSQSPEESLSKSTSPEQSQEQTSNSWDYMPSMQSIPFRPRVKVYCFITGDTFGAHESIMAKVRNNRLFSPLVEETQGPEDSRVIVVFCPITSRVGSDVESAMRDQRVSSSDKPVILVLMHHTRDVDYSTGESNWSETYKDVVLAAHVFFHETEPGLLNCERNDQAIEEVKQKLHSYWEWYSLCFSTKPVSHMPCEVV